The region CTTGCCCGAGCCGGACTCGCCCACCAGGCCCAGCACGCGGCCGCGCTGCAAGGTGAAGGACAGGTCGGTGACCGCCGGAGCAGGCGCAGGGCCGTCCGGCACGTCGAACACCGTGTGCAGGCCGCGCACGTCGAGCAGGGGCGCGCTCATCGTTGCGCCCTCGGGTTGAGGATTTCGCGCAGTTGGTCGCCCACCAGATTGATGGCGACGATGGTCAGCAGCAAGGCCAGGCCGGGGAACAGGCTGATCCAGTATTCATTGGCCAGCATGTACTGGAAGCCATTGGCGATCAGCAGGCCCAGCGACGGCGACGTGATGGGCACGCCCAGACCCAGGAAAGACAAGGTGGCTTCGAGCGTGATGGCGCGCGCCACTTGCAGGGTGCCGACGACGATGACCGGCGGCAGGCAATTCGGCAACAGGTGCCGCAGCGCGATCCATAAAGGCGAAATGCCCTGGCCGCGTGCCGCATCGACGTACTCCTTGCGCGATTCGACCAGGGCCTGGCCGCGTACCGTGCGGGCGTAGTAGGCCCACTCCAGCACCACCAGGGTCAACACCACGTTGCCCACCCCTTTGCCCAGGTAGGCCAGGATCATCAACGCCATCAGGATGCTGGGGAAGGACAGCAGCAGGTCGACCAGGCGCATCAGCAAGGCGTCGATCGCGCCGCCGGCGTAGGCGGAAATCAAGCCCACCAAGGTGCCGATGACGCCGGCGATCAGCGCCGAGCCTACGCCCACCAGCAAGCTGATGCGCAAGCCGTAGAGGATGCCGGAATACAGATCGCGACCCTGGCCGTCGCTGCCAAGCCAGTAGGTATACGTGCCGGCGCCGTTGGCGCTGCCTGGCGGCAGGCGGGCGTCCAGCACGTCCAGCTGCAGCAGGTCATAAGGATTCTGCGGCGTGATCCACGGTGCGAGCAGGGCGGCGCCAAGGATCAGCAGCAACAGGACCAGCGCGGCCAGCGCCAGGCGCGAGCGGCGGTAATCGCGCCACAGGCGGCGCCACGGCGCGGTGCCGCGCTGCACGGGCAGGGAAGGAGAAGAAGCGCTCATGATGCACTGGGCCGGGCGCGGGGGTCGAGCAGGCGATAAAGCAGGTCGACCACCAGGTTGACGGTGACGAACAGCAGCACGATGACCATCAGGTAGGCCACGATGACGGGCCGGTCCAGGCTGTAGATGCTGTCGAGGATGAGCTTGCCGGCGCCGGGCCAGGCGAAGATGCTTTCGGTGACGGTGGCGTAGGCGATGGTCGAGCCCAGCTCCAGCCCCAGCACGGTGACGAGCGGGATCAGGGTATTGCGCAGAACATGCACGACGATCACGCGCATGGGCGCCAGGCCTTTGGCGCGGGCGAACTTGACGTAATCCTGCGGCAGGATCTCACGCACGCTGGCGCGGGTCAGCCGCATGACCAGCGACACCTTGAACAGCGCCAGGTTCAAGGCGGGCAGCAGCAGATGATGCAGGCCGTCCAGGGTCAGCCAGGACCATTGCACACCCAGCCAGGCGGCGGTGGCGCCGCGGCCGCTGGCCGGCATCCAGCCCAGATGCACAGCGAACAGCATGATCAGCATCAGGCCGACCCAGAACGTGGGCAGCGAGAAGCCGACGATGCTGCCGGCCATGAGCAGGCGCGCCAATGCTTGCTTCGGGCGCATGCCGGCATAGACGCCCAGCGGCACGCCGATGACGACGGCCATCAGCATGGCCGCGATGGCCAGTTCCAGGGTGGCGGGCAGGCGTTGCGCGATCAGCGTGACCGCGCCGATGTTGTAGACGAAGCTGCGGCCCAGGTCGCCCTGCAAGGCCGCGTGCAGGAAGGCCAGGTACTGGCGCCACAGGGGCAGGTCCAGGCCAAGGCGGTGGATGGCGTCCAGCCTTTCCTGTTGCGTCATGTCTTCCGACAGCAGGATGTCCACCGGATTGCCGATCAGGTGCAGGCCGGCAAAGACGATGATGGACATCAGCAGCAGGACCAGGGCGGCCTGGCCGACACGGCGCAGCAGCCAAGCTGTCATGGACGGGCTCCTGCCTGGTCGTCCGCGGCCGCGTCCGCTTCATGCTCGGGCCACGCCGACGGCTGCCACTCATCGCCCAGCAGTTCGGCATCCGCGAAAGCCAGCAGCCGTTCGTAGTGCTGCTCCGCGTCTTCCGCCAGCAGCAGGGCGGACAGGCCCTGCGCCAGGCGCTGGGCGCCGACGCTGATCTGCGGAATGTCGCCCGCGCCGGCGCCCTGCGACAAGGCGGCCGGATGGCAGAAGGCATGGATGCGTTCCAGGCCCGGGCACTGGCCCGGCGCGCGCGGCAGGAATTCGTAGTGGCGGCCCAGATAGGGAGAGGCGGCCAGCTCCTCGTCTTCCTGGCCGGCCGGCGGGGTGTAGCGGTCGGCCCAGCGCAGCACGGCGGACGCGAAGCGGGCGAACTCCGGACGCTGCTCCCAATCGACGCGGAAGCCGGTGCAGAAGATCACGTGGTCGGCGATCAGCGGGCCTTTGACTGTCTCCAGCTGCAATGCGCCGTCGGCGCGAACCTGGCCGCCCAGCACGTTGGCGCCGAAATGAAAGTACGCGTTCGGATGGCGCGACACGCGTTGGGTGCTGCCGCGCGGAGGCGGAATCTGCTGTTCGTTGATGTAGTGGCGCTGACGCCATTTGATGTCGTCCGGCAGCAGCCAGTAGCCGTGCAGCATGCCCGGGCTGCCGGAGCCTTTGCTCTTGTTGATGCGCGGCAGGGTGGGACGCCGGATCAACAGGTCGGCGCGGGCGGCACCGGCTTCCAGCGCAGTGGCGGCGCTGTCCATGGCCGACGCGCCGCCGCCGATGACCACCACGCGCTTGCCGCGCAAGGCCTGTGCGTCGAACAGGTCGGATGAATGCGACCAGCGCGCGCGCGGAAGCTGCGCGGCCCAGGCGGGCAGCCAGGGGCCGCCCAGGCCATCGTGGCCCGTGGCCAGCACCACGCGCCGCGCCCACACGACGTAGCCATGGCCGCTGCGTTCGTCGATCACGTCCAGCGCGACCAGGCCGTCCGCGTCGGGACGCACGTCCGTCACCCGCTGGTGATTGCGCACGTCCAGGTCCAGTACCTGGCGGTACCAGCGCAGATAGGCCATCCAGTCCAGGCGGCCGATCTTTTCGACGGCCTGCCAGGCCTCCAGGCCGTGTTGGGCTTCGTACCAGGCCCGATAGGTCAACGCGGGCAGGCCCAGCGCCGGACCCGCCAGTTCCTTGGGCGAGCGCAGCGTCTCCATGCGCGCCGTGGTGGCCCAGGGGCCTTCATAGCCCGGCGCGGCACGGTCCAGGATCAGCGCTTTCACGCCCAGGAACTTGAGCGACGCCTGCAACGCCAGGCCCGCCATGCCGCCGCCGATGATGACGACGTCCTGCACGGCCGCGCCGGCGTGCTGCCGCGGCGGCACCCAGGATTTGCCGGGCAGGGCCAGCCAGGACAGGTCTTGCGCCAGGCGCGCTTCCAGGGCGGCAAGGCCGGCCGGTACCGTTGCGGGACTCAGGGAGGGTTCGGTGTTGGACATAAGAAAGAATTCAAGGCTGGGGGGCGGTGTCGGCATACATCTGCCGCAACAGCTGATCGTGATGCGCGGCGTCGTGCAGGATGAAGCCGGGCAGGCGTTCGCGCGCGACCTCGGCCAGGGCTTCGTTGAGCGCCTGGAAAATCGGATCGACCGGCTGGAATTGCGGCGTGATCACGCCAAAGAAAAAAGGCACGTCGATGTCGACGGGGCGGGCGACCACACCCGGCAAGGGCGCGCCGAGCACGGTGGCCGGTTCCAGCAGCGCCACACCGAGGCCGGCGCG is a window of Bordetella sp. N DNA encoding:
- a CDS encoding ABC transporter permease is translated as MTAWLLRRVGQAALVLLLMSIIVFAGLHLIGNPVDILLSEDMTQQERLDAIHRLGLDLPLWRQYLAFLHAALQGDLGRSFVYNIGAVTLIAQRLPATLELAIAAMLMAVVIGVPLGVYAGMRPKQALARLLMAGSIVGFSLPTFWVGLMLIMLFAVHLGWMPASGRGATAAWLGVQWSWLTLDGLHHLLLPALNLALFKVSLVMRLTRASVREILPQDYVKFARAKGLAPMRVIVVHVLRNTLIPLVTVLGLELGSTIAYATVTESIFAWPGAGKLILDSIYSLDRPVIVAYLMVIVLLFVTVNLVVDLLYRLLDPRARPSAS
- a CDS encoding ABC transporter permease, producing the protein MSASSPSLPVQRGTAPWRRLWRDYRRSRLALAALVLLLLILGAALLAPWITPQNPYDLLQLDVLDARLPPGSANGAGTYTYWLGSDGQGRDLYSGILYGLRISLLVGVGSALIAGVIGTLVGLISAYAGGAIDALLMRLVDLLLSFPSILMALMILAYLGKGVGNVVLTLVVLEWAYYARTVRGQALVESRKEYVDAARGQGISPLWIALRHLLPNCLPPVIVVGTLQVARAITLEATLSFLGLGVPITSPSLGLLIANGFQYMLANEYWISLFPGLALLLTIVAINLVGDQLREILNPRAQR
- a CDS encoding SidA/IucD/PvdA family monooxygenase, translating into MSNTEPSLSPATVPAGLAALEARLAQDLSWLALPGKSWVPPRQHAGAAVQDVVIIGGGMAGLALQASLKFLGVKALILDRAAPGYEGPWATTARMETLRSPKELAGPALGLPALTYRAWYEAQHGLEAWQAVEKIGRLDWMAYLRWYRQVLDLDVRNHQRVTDVRPDADGLVALDVIDERSGHGYVVWARRVVLATGHDGLGGPWLPAWAAQLPRARWSHSSDLFDAQALRGKRVVVIGGGASAMDSAATALEAGAARADLLIRRPTLPRINKSKGSGSPGMLHGYWLLPDDIKWRQRHYINEQQIPPPRGSTQRVSRHPNAYFHFGANVLGGQVRADGALQLETVKGPLIADHVIFCTGFRVDWEQRPEFARFASAVLRWADRYTPPAGQEDEELAASPYLGRHYEFLPRAPGQCPGLERIHAFCHPAALSQGAGAGDIPQISVGAQRLAQGLSALLLAEDAEQHYERLLAFADAELLGDEWQPSAWPEHEADAAADDQAGARP